The following are from one region of the Anaeropeptidivorans aminofermentans genome:
- a CDS encoding TatD family hydrolase, translating to MYFESHAHYDDEAFDEDRDILLSSFKEKGIDYVINSASNIESSKFGLALSKKYDFLYASVGVHPHDAASLDEESFKELSNLAKEGRAIAIGEIGLDFHYDFSPRDSQRYWFKKQLELAKTMDMPVIIHSREASQETFDMIKEANLSERSGKGAGVIHCYSGSTEMALQYIEMGYYIGVGGVVTFSNSKKLVEVVKTIPLEKILIETDCPYLSPVPKRGKRNSSLYLPYIVDKISQIKEISHDETAEVTKLNAINLFL from the coding sequence ATGTATTTTGAATCTCATGCGCATTATGACGATGAGGCATTTGACGAGGACAGGGATATTCTTCTTTCAAGCTTTAAAGAAAAGGGCATTGATTATGTCATAAATTCTGCTTCAAATATAGAAAGCTCAAAATTCGGACTGGCCCTTTCAAAAAAATATGATTTTCTATATGCATCGGTAGGGGTTCACCCCCATGATGCCGCTTCTTTGGATGAGGAAAGCTTTAAAGAGCTTTCAAATCTTGCAAAGGAAGGAAGGGCTATTGCCATAGGAGAAATCGGCTTGGATTTCCACTATGATTTTTCTCCCAGGGACAGCCAAAGGTATTGGTTTAAAAAGCAGCTTGAGCTTGCAAAAACAATGGATATGCCTGTTATTATCCACTCCAGGGAAGCTTCTCAGGAAACCTTTGACATGATAAAGGAAGCAAATCTTTCTGAAAGAAGCGGCAAAGGGGCAGGGGTAATCCACTGTTATTCAGGAAGTACCGAAATGGCCCTTCAATATATAGAGATGGGCTATTATATCGGTGTAGGGGGCGTAGTCACTTTTTCAAATTCCAAAAAGCTTGTGGAAGTTGTAAAGACGATACCGCTTGAAAAGATTCTCATAGAAACAGACTGCCCTTATCTTTCACCGGTGCCCAAAAGGGGGAAAAGAAATTCCTCCCTTTATTTACCATATATTGTTGATAAAATCAGCCAAATCAAGGAGATATCCCATGATGAAACGGCTGAAGTGACGAAGCTAAATGCCATAAATTTATTTCTCTAA
- a CDS encoding MATE family efflux transporter, translating to MFKSKEHIFRTIEIAWPCILEYMLVSMVVYADSFMVSSLGTNATASVGINSSVTWLINALSSGLAIGGTVLVANNLGAGRREASNEAAEQTLGVSFILSIIISIFMISVAPYIPKLMGAEPEILADAGAYLRIYSLSIFAHFCGLIVSGILRGAGDTKTPMKVQITANIVHIILNIFLIYGPWTLKLFGGINIGVWGAGLGVRGAAISTAISQTAAGLVLCFLVFDKRQIVHVEFKNLFKFKPHVIKKILSIGAPAAGERVSISVGQLLFQKIVSGLGTVAIAANFLAIMAESISYMPANGLSVSSTTLVGQSLGAKNKDDALTYAKINIGAAAIFGTISLIILVVFSEFLLGIMSKDLAVIKVGASSLKFMAMAEPLFCVNIVLVGILRAAGDTKIPLISSVVGMWLVRIASAYFFAYTLGMGLQGAWLGMALDHVSRFVVLIFRYLKKQWLESNLVEE from the coding sequence TTGTTTAAGAGTAAAGAGCATATTTTTAGGACTATTGAAATAGCATGGCCCTGTATTCTTGAGTACATGCTTGTAAGTATGGTGGTCTATGCAGACAGTTTTATGGTAAGCAGCCTGGGAACAAACGCAACTGCTTCAGTAGGAATAAATTCCAGCGTAACATGGCTTATTAACGCTCTTTCTTCCGGGCTTGCCATAGGCGGTACAGTGCTTGTGGCAAATAATCTTGGGGCAGGCAGAAGAGAAGCTTCCAACGAAGCCGCTGAGCAGACTTTGGGCGTTTCATTTATATTAAGCATCATAATATCAATATTTATGATTTCTGTTGCTCCCTATATCCCTAAATTAATGGGCGCAGAACCGGAAATATTAGCCGATGCAGGGGCCTATTTAAGAATCTATTCCTTATCTATATTTGCCCATTTCTGCGGTCTTATCGTATCTGGAATCCTCAGAGGCGCAGGAGATACGAAAACCCCCATGAAGGTCCAAATAACTGCCAATATTGTACATATTATTTTAAACATTTTCCTTATTTACGGCCCATGGACCCTTAAGCTTTTCGGCGGTATAAACATTGGCGTATGGGGCGCAGGATTAGGCGTAAGAGGCGCCGCCATATCTACAGCCATATCCCAGACGGCAGCAGGACTTGTTCTTTGCTTTCTTGTGTTTGATAAAAGACAGATTGTTCATGTGGAGTTTAAAAATTTGTTCAAATTCAAACCTCATGTTATTAAAAAGATTTTATCCATAGGCGCTCCTGCCGCCGGAGAGCGTGTATCCATAAGCGTAGGACAGCTTCTGTTCCAAAAGATTGTATCCGGCCTTGGAACCGTTGCCATAGCCGCCAATTTCCTTGCTATTATGGCCGAAAGCATCTCTTATATGCCGGCCAACGGCCTTTCCGTATCTTCAACCACTTTGGTAGGTCAGTCCTTAGGAGCCAAAAATAAGGATGACGCTCTTACCTACGCCAAAATAAATATCGGAGCCGCAGCCATATTCGGAACCATCAGCCTGATTATTCTCGTTGTTTTTTCCGAATTTCTCCTTGGAATAATGTCAAAGGACCTTGCGGTAATCAAAGTCGGCGCAAGCTCCTTAAAATTTATGGCTATGGCAGAACCGCTTTTCTGTGTAAACATCGTCCTTGTAGGTATATTAAGGGCCGCAGGCGATACAAAAATCCCCCTTATTTCCTCTGTTGTAGGAATGTGGCTTGTTAGAATCGCTTCTGCTTATTTCTTTGCCTACACTTTGGGTATGGGGCTTCAAGGCGCATGGCTTGGAATGGCCCTCGACCACGTTTCAAGATTTGTTGTACTTATCTTCAGATATTTAAAAAAGCAATGGCTTGAAAGTAATCTCGTAGAAGAATAG
- a CDS encoding NADH:flavin oxidoreductase: MLNDKIRIKGIETQNRIISEPIVSDSGDNEGLPTLKTMEIYEAYANAGVGMLVMEQHAVHPWGRNKINQFRLYDDDSAKAMEPLTKLFREKGIPIAAQLNFSGAGASGKALLNEPDFKLFSPSGLRTPRDLIQTDSLALEIDQINEIIQSFADAAKRAVELAKYSGGVQIYACHGYLIGQFLSPLTNIRTDEYGGTLENRARILFQITEAVKNAIGDFPVSVRLGASDQMPNEGEKGLTLKESVWIAEQLAKMGVDWIGVSGNHCIYGIGADDNDTAYFSPYAEAIRKAVEKYGVLVDCAGGIRTSKTAKRLIDSGTCDFVGIGRPLIKDKSYLLSWNL, encoded by the coding sequence ATGTTAAATGATAAGATAAGAATAAAGGGCATTGAAACGCAAAACAGAATTATATCAGAGCCTATTGTTAGCGATTCGGGTGACAATGAAGGATTGCCGACTTTAAAAACCATGGAAATATATGAAGCGTACGCAAACGCAGGGGTTGGCATGCTTGTAATGGAACAGCATGCCGTTCATCCCTGGGGAAGAAATAAAATTAACCAGTTTAGGCTATATGATGATGATTCGGCAAAGGCAATGGAGCCTCTAACTAAATTATTTAGAGAAAAGGGCATCCCTATTGCTGCACAGCTTAATTTTTCAGGAGCAGGCGCATCGGGAAAGGCATTGCTTAACGAACCTGATTTTAAACTATTTTCACCGTCTGGTTTAAGAACCCCAAGGGATTTAATACAAACCGATTCTTTAGCCTTAGAAATCGACCAGATTAATGAAATCATTCAGTCCTTTGCAGATGCCGCCAAACGTGCAGTTGAGCTTGCAAAATACAGCGGCGGCGTTCAAATTTATGCCTGCCATGGATATTTAATCGGCCAATTTTTAAGCCCTTTGACTAATATCAGAACAGATGAATACGGAGGTACATTAGAAAACAGAGCAAGAATATTATTTCAAATTACAGAAGCCGTTAAAAATGCCATAGGAGACTTTCCCGTATCTGTAAGACTTGGAGCGTCAGACCAAATGCCAAATGAAGGCGAAAAAGGCCTGACATTAAAAGAAAGCGTATGGATAGCGGAACAATTGGCGAAAATGGGAGTTGATTGGATAGGGGTATCAGGCAATCATTGCATATATGGTATAGGGGCAGATGATAATGATACAGCATATTTTTCCCCTTATGCCGAGGCTATTCGGAAGGCTGTTGAAAAATACGGCGTTTTAGTAGACTGCGCCGGCGGGATACGGACAAGTAAAACAGCAAAAAGGCTTATAGATTCAGGCACATGCGATTTTGTAGGAATCGGAAGGCCGCTTATTAAAGATAAATCTTATCTTTTAAGCTGGAATCTATAA
- the metG gene encoding methionine--tRNA ligase — MDKKTFYVTTPIYYPNNKLHIGHSYTTVATDTISRYKKMRGFDVKFLTGTDEHGQKIERAAAENGVPPQKYVDDIVAWIKDLWKTMDIEYDYFIRTTDSKHEKIVQKIFKKLYDKGDIYKGFYEGLYCAPCETFFTEHQLVEGKCPDCGRPVEKVKEETYFFRLSKYQDRIIKHFEENPDFIKPKSRMNEMMNNFLKPGLEDLSVSRTSFKWGVPVDFDPDHVIYVWIDALSNYITALGYLTEDDSDFKKYWPADAHMMAKEIVRFHSIIWPALLMALEIPLPKQIFAHGWLLFDGGKMSKSKGNIVDPKILIERYGVDAIRYFLMRDIVFGQDGNFSNEALVSRINSDLANDLGNLLSRTVGMIDKYFGGKLPLDHKGNEFDSGLIALSKKTIETVEKHMDAFEFNDALSSVWAYISANNKYIDETEPWVLAKDEEKKAELAGIMYTLSESLRIISILISPFMPNTPKAIHDQLNITSEDHKTWESMKTFGLLPKEILITKGSVVFPRIDVKKEMEELEKLMEANQEPKKEEKPEEKQPESKPEITIDDFAKLDLRVGEVLECEKLEGSDKLLKSKIKVGNEIRQIVSGIAKSFTPEEMVGKKVIVVFNLKPAKLRGTLSEGMILASEDKEGNIRLATIEGFAQSGMVVR, encoded by the coding sequence ATGGATAAGAAAACTTTTTATGTTACAACTCCAATCTATTATCCAAACAATAAACTGCATATAGGTCATTCCTATACTACGGTAGCTACGGATACCATAAGCCGTTATAAAAAGATGAGAGGGTTTGACGTAAAATTTCTTACGGGTACTGATGAGCACGGCCAGAAAATTGAAAGGGCCGCAGCTGAAAACGGCGTTCCGCCGCAGAAATATGTAGACGATATCGTTGCATGGATTAAGGATTTATGGAAGACGATGGATATAGAGTATGATTATTTCATAAGAACAACGGATTCCAAGCATGAAAAAATCGTACAGAAGATATTCAAAAAGCTTTACGATAAAGGGGATATTTATAAAGGCTTTTATGAAGGCCTTTACTGCGCCCCTTGTGAAACCTTTTTTACAGAGCATCAGCTTGTAGAGGGAAAATGCCCAGACTGCGGCCGCCCCGTTGAAAAGGTGAAAGAAGAGACTTACTTTTTCAGGCTTTCAAAATATCAGGATCGGATTATAAAGCATTTTGAGGAAAACCCTGATTTTATAAAACCAAAATCAAGAATGAATGAAATGATGAATAATTTCTTGAAGCCGGGCCTTGAGGATTTAAGTGTTTCCAGAACCTCCTTTAAATGGGGTGTTCCTGTAGATTTCGACCCGGATCACGTTATTTACGTATGGATTGACGCGCTTTCAAACTATATTACAGCATTGGGCTATTTAACGGAAGACGACAGCGATTTTAAAAAATACTGGCCTGCCGACGCCCATATGATGGCGAAGGAAATCGTCCGTTTCCATTCCATCATATGGCCTGCTTTATTAATGGCCCTTGAAATTCCCCTTCCTAAGCAGATATTTGCCCATGGCTGGCTTTTATTCGACGGAGGGAAAATGTCAAAATCCAAGGGAAATATTGTGGACCCTAAAATATTAATTGAAAGATACGGCGTTGATGCCATTCGATATTTCCTGATGAGAGATATTGTTTTCGGTCAGGACGGAAACTTCTCAAACGAAGCCCTTGTTTCAAGAATCAATTCAGACCTTGCAAACGACCTTGGAAACCTCCTTTCAAGAACCGTAGGTATGATTGATAAATATTTCGGCGGAAAGCTTCCTCTTGACCATAAAGGCAATGAATTTGACAGCGGCCTTATCGCCCTTTCTAAAAAGACCATAGAAACCGTTGAAAAGCATATGGATGCCTTTGAATTTAACGATGCTCTTTCATCTGTATGGGCATATATCAGCGCCAATAATAAATATATCGACGAGACGGAGCCTTGGGTGCTTGCAAAGGACGAAGAGAAAAAAGCCGAGCTTGCGGGAATCATGTATACTTTAAGCGAAAGCTTAAGGATTATTTCCATCTTGATTTCTCCTTTTATGCCCAATACGCCGAAAGCAATCCATGACCAGCTTAATATCACCTCAGAGGACCATAAAACCTGGGAAAGCATGAAAACCTTTGGTCTTCTTCCGAAAGAAATCCTTATTACAAAAGGCAGCGTGGTATTCCCAAGAATAGACGTTAAAAAAGAGATGGAAGAGCTTGAGAAGCTTATGGAAGCCAATCAGGAGCCGAAAAAAGAAGAAAAACCCGAAGAAAAACAACCTGAATCTAAGCCTGAAATAACCATAGACGATTTTGCAAAGCTTGATTTAAGAGTAGGAGAGGTCCTAGAGTGCGAAAAGCTCGAAGGCTCCGATAAGCTTCTTAAATCAAAAATAAAAGTAGGCAATGAAATCAGGCAGATTGTTTCAGGGATTGCCAAAAGTTTTACGCCTGAAGAAATGGTAGGCAAAAAGGTTATCGTTGTGTTTAATCTGAAGCCTGCTAAATTAAGAGGCACATTATCAGAAGGTATGATTCTTGCTTCCGAAGATAAGGAAGGCAATATACGCCTTGCAACGATTGAAGGCTTTGCCCAAAGCGGAATGGTGGTTCGATAA
- the rpsR gene encoding 30S ribosomal protein S18, with the protein MIQKKRGRRKKRVCAFCVDKIDNIEYKDTAKLRRFVSERGKILPRRITGNCAKHQRALTIAIKRARHIAILPYTQD; encoded by the coding sequence ATGATTCAGAAAAAGCGTGGCCGCAGAAAAAAACGTGTATGCGCATTTTGCGTTGATAAAATAGATAATATCGAATACAAAGACACTGCGAAGCTTAGAAGATTTGTTTCTGAAAGAGGCAAAATTCTTCCAAGAAGAATAACAGGCAATTGTGCAAAGCACCAGAGAGCATTAACTATAGCTATCAAACGTGCAAGACATATTGCTATTTTACCTTATACTCAGGACTAA
- a CDS encoding DUF58 domain-containing protein, which yields MTAFVIILAVIVYIAEQWSLQTALNGIEFDYELSKRLVEPEEEFELRSTLINTSRRLVPFIKVTEYFPKDTLCKSEGIELKREMRDYLKYAYSAFLTPRSKLSRRIKLTLPKRGRYVFSGSELSGGDFLGLKEESHRVDLYKEIIVYPKRISTPEIMSAMGGLMGDVSVRRFIMEDPVITLGIREYTGKEPMKSISWAHSAKSGRLMVKQYDHTIEPAISVMLDVENDGSKEAEELVERAMSTARTVCEDLEEKKMKYEFITNATTADSFSRWTYVSEDSGFRHISYILEGLGRASYRHIEPFIETTETFLSKGRGEKSVIIITLQNDLRIKEAVRLIERRTGGKAFVISAEEVLP from the coding sequence ATGACAGCCTTTGTCATAATTTTAGCTGTTATTGTCTATATTGCCGAGCAGTGGTCTTTGCAAACTGCTCTTAACGGAATTGAATTTGATTATGAACTGTCCAAGCGGCTTGTTGAGCCGGAGGAGGAATTTGAGCTCAGAAGTACATTAATCAATACCTCCCGCCGTCTCGTTCCCTTTATAAAGGTCACAGAGTACTTCCCTAAAGACACCTTATGCAAAAGCGAGGGCATTGAATTAAAAAGGGAAATGAGAGACTATTTAAAATATGCTTATTCTGCTTTTCTAACGCCCAGAAGCAAGCTTTCAAGGAGGATAAAGCTTACGCTGCCAAAAAGAGGAAGGTATGTTTTTTCAGGCTCGGAGCTTTCAGGAGGAGACTTTTTAGGTCTTAAGGAAGAAAGTCATAGAGTGGATTTATACAAGGAAATCATCGTTTATCCCAAAAGAATCAGCACCCCTGAAATCATGAGCGCCATGGGGGGCCTTATGGGAGATGTTTCCGTAAGAAGGTTTATTATGGAGGATCCGGTTATTACTCTAGGCATCAGAGAATATACAGGCAAGGAGCCTATGAAATCTATTTCCTGGGCCCATAGCGCAAAATCGGGAAGGCTTATGGTAAAGCAGTATGACCACACCATAGAGCCGGCTATTTCCGTTATGCTTGACGTGGAAAACGACGGCAGCAAAGAGGCCGAGGAGCTTGTTGAAAGGGCCATGAGCACTGCGAGAACCGTCTGCGAAGATTTAGAAGAAAAGAAAATGAAATATGAATTTATCACCAACGCCACCACTGCCGATTCCTTTTCCAGATGGACCTATGTAAGCGAAGATTCAGGGTTCCGGCATATCAGCTATATTTTAGAAGGGCTGGGCAGGGCAAGCTATAGACATATAGAGCCTTTTATAGAAACCACAGAAACCTTCTTATCCAAAGGAAGAGGAGAAAAGTCCGTCATTATTATAACCCTTCAAAATGATTTGAGAATCAAAGAGGCTGTCAGGCTTATAGAAAGAAGAACCGGCGGAAAGGCCTTTGTAATAAGTGCAGAGGAGGTTTTACCATAA
- the rpsF gene encoding 30S ribosomal protein S6: MNKYEITVVVNPSLEEEALNNEYAQIQELIERFGGVVEKVDDWGKRKLAYEINKIGEGFYRFFTVNAEATVPVEIESRIRLRENVIRYLIIKANA, from the coding sequence ATGAATAAGTATGAGATTACGGTTGTTGTAAATCCTAGCTTGGAAGAAGAAGCGCTGAATAACGAATATGCTCAGATTCAAGAGCTTATTGAAAGATTTGGAGGCGTTGTTGAGAAGGTTGATGATTGGGGCAAGCGCAAGCTGGCTTACGAAATCAATAAAATCGGCGAAGGTTTCTATAGATTTTTCACAGTTAATGCAGAGGCTACAGTTCCTGTTGAGATTGAGTCTCGTATCCGTCTTCGTGAAAACGTTATAAGGTATTTAATTATCAAGGCGAATGCGTAA
- a CDS encoding single-stranded DNA-binding protein has translation MNKVILLGRLTRDPEVRYSQSSPPVAVTRYTIAVNRRFKREGEADADFIPCVAFGKAGEFAERYFKKGMMVCVSGRIQVSSWEDQQGQKRWSTDVIIDEQDFAESKASFASRKDNEPAPKEPAGYQPSAEPEGFSAISESIDDDDLPF, from the coding sequence ATGAATAAGGTTATATTACTAGGCAGACTGACGAGAGACCCTGAGGTTAGATATTCACAGAGCAGCCCACCTGTAGCTGTTACAAGGTATACCATTGCAGTTAACAGACGCTTCAAAAGAGAAGGGGAAGCAGACGCTGATTTTATCCCCTGTGTTGCTTTTGGAAAAGCAGGAGAATTTGCGGAAAGGTATTTTAAAAAAGGCATGATGGTTTGCGTAAGCGGCCGTATTCAGGTAAGCTCCTGGGAAGATCAGCAGGGGCAGAAACGCTGGAGCACGGACGTAATTATTGACGAACAGGATTTTGCAGAAAGCAAAGCCTCTTTCGCTTCACGCAAAGACAATGAGCCTGCTCCCAAAGAGCCGGCCGGATATCAGCCTAGTGCCGAACCGGAAGGTTTTTCTGCCATCTCTGAAAGCATTGACGATGATGATCTGCCATTTTAA
- a CDS encoding 3D domain-containing protein — translation MARQIRIAAFLCLLLLVFRTSASADSESLKAVHLTVDGEKKSYSTYEKSVSDFLKSEGIELNEKDKINMNLSEELSDATPNIIKIEKAFQVFISIDENKPFEFYVGPDEMAGHIIQELKVEKGITYHYDGYLNDAFTEGETIHLNSRKVKEFTVVEKTPFETEEIQDPEILEGEISIERQGELGEVSIIYDVSYEGDVEVSRQEKARQIVKEPVNEIKKIGTKKKNPLTPGGEYEYTNVITMEATAYSAQQPSLSNYTSLGHKAVYGVIAVDPNVIPLGTWVYVEGYGKALASDTGGAIKGNKIDLCYNTVNECYSFGRRNVKVYILAEQ, via the coding sequence ATGGCAAGACAAATACGCATTGCTGCTTTTTTATGTTTACTTCTTTTAGTATTCAGAACAAGCGCAAGTGCAGACAGTGAATCACTTAAAGCTGTGCATCTTACTGTTGACGGAGAAAAGAAAAGCTATTCTACCTACGAGAAAAGCGTTTCCGATTTCTTAAAAAGTGAAGGAATAGAACTTAACGAAAAAGATAAGATAAATATGAATCTTTCAGAAGAGCTTAGCGACGCAACGCCTAACATTATAAAAATAGAAAAGGCATTTCAGGTGTTTATTTCTATAGACGAAAATAAGCCTTTTGAATTTTATGTAGGGCCTGATGAAATGGCAGGGCATATCATTCAGGAGCTTAAAGTCGAAAAAGGAATTACTTACCATTATGATGGATATTTAAATGATGCATTTACAGAAGGAGAAACAATTCATTTAAACAGCAGAAAAGTAAAAGAATTTACTGTAGTAGAAAAGACCCCTTTTGAAACTGAGGAAATTCAGGATCCGGAAATTCTTGAAGGTGAAATTTCCATCGAAAGACAAGGGGAGCTGGGAGAAGTCAGTATAATATATGATGTGTCCTATGAGGGCGATGTAGAAGTAAGCAGGCAGGAAAAGGCAAGGCAAATTGTAAAAGAGCCTGTGAACGAGATAAAGAAGATAGGAACAAAAAAGAAAAATCCCCTTACACCCGGCGGAGAATATGAATACACAAATGTGATTACCATGGAAGCTACGGCATATTCAGCACAGCAGCCGTCCCTTTCAAATTATACGTCCTTAGGTCATAAGGCCGTGTACGGTGTAATTGCCGTAGATCCTAACGTGATTCCTCTTGGAACATGGGTTTACGTAGAAGGTTATGGAAAGGCGCTTGCAAGCGACACCGGCGGAGCAATCAAGGGAAATAAAATTGACCTTTGCTATAATACCGTAAATGAATGCTATTCCTTTGGCAGAAGAAACGTAAAAGTATATATATTAGCAGAACAATAA
- a CDS encoding AAA family ATPase: MEVQKFEDYRKKVMESCEKVILGKEDSIFLVLVCFICSGHVLIEDVPGTGKTMLLRSFSKTVGGDFKRIQFTPDLLPSDLTGINFYNQKTGEFELRKGPLFANIVLADEINRATPRTQSSLLEAMEERQITIDGTTHMLSEPFMVMATQNPLESYGTFPLPDAQVDRFFMRISMGYMKRAQEMEVISRPSTLDIVESLEKAVSHEETEYVRKNFQNVKVSEDITKYIMDIIEGTRKENSFISGISTRGAIALYKASQAAAALRGRNYVIPEDVRYVAPYVLTHRLSMGGGVMSSGRAEDTLMKIIDKVKVPMEDLA, encoded by the coding sequence ATGGAGGTTCAAAAATTTGAGGATTACCGTAAAAAGGTAATGGAAAGCTGTGAAAAGGTAATTTTAGGCAAGGAAGACTCTATTTTTTTAGTTCTCGTATGCTTCATATGTTCTGGCCACGTTTTAATTGAGGACGTTCCCGGTACGGGAAAAACCATGCTCCTTCGCTCCTTTTCAAAAACCGTAGGCGGAGATTTTAAAAGAATACAGTTTACCCCTGATTTGCTCCCTTCCGATTTAACGGGCATTAATTTCTACAATCAAAAAACCGGAGAATTTGAGCTTAGAAAGGGCCCTTTATTTGCAAATATCGTTCTCGCGGACGAAATTAACAGGGCTACCCCAAGAACCCAATCCAGTCTCCTTGAGGCTATGGAGGAAAGGCAGATTACCATAGACGGAACGACACATATGCTTTCAGAGCCTTTTATGGTTATGGCTACTCAAAATCCTTTGGAATCCTATGGAACTTTTCCCCTTCCGGATGCTCAGGTAGACAGGTTTTTTATGCGTATTTCCATGGGCTATATGAAAAGAGCGCAGGAGATGGAGGTTATTTCAAGGCCCTCTACTTTGGACATCGTTGAAAGCCTTGAAAAAGCCGTAAGCCATGAAGAAACAGAATATGTAAGGAAAAACTTTCAAAATGTAAAGGTATCTGAAGATATTACAAAATATATTATGGATATCATTGAGGGAACAAGAAAGGAAAATAGTTTCATATCCGGCATTTCCACAAGAGGGGCCATCGCTTTATATAAGGCTTCCCAGGCTGCTGCCGCGCTCAGGGGAAGAAATTATGTGATTCCTGAGGATGTAAGATACGTTGCTCCCTATGTTTTAACCCACAGGCTCAGTATGGGCGGCGGCGTTATGTCGTCGGGAAGGGCAGAGGACACCCTTATGAAAATAATCGATAAAGTGAAAGTGCCTATGGAGGATTTAGCATGA
- a CDS encoding SH3 domain-containing protein — protein MHIHMFIGKRFFLGAIALLFLLIAPVSVLADEAKTVYVTSTRVNFRTLPSTEAQIIETLNAGEEITILEKLDSGWSKVVRKEVQGYISSQYICEKSEYTAVELVEWSEVKNILKTYTPIKVYDIRTGITYQIQSFSNGLHADVETLTKDDTAKLLQTYNGKWKWDPRPVWVTINGRTIAASINGMPHGGGTVANNGLNGQICLHFKGSTTHNGNRSFAQWHQDVLMEAYNAR, from the coding sequence ATGCATATACATATGTTCATAGGAAAAAGATTTTTCTTAGGCGCTATAGCTCTCTTATTTTTATTAATTGCACCAGTCAGTGTATTGGCAGATGAAGCTAAAACTGTATACGTAACAAGTACGCGAGTTAATTTCAGAACCCTTCCTTCTACAGAAGCCCAGATTATTGAAACTTTAAACGCCGGCGAAGAAATTACCATCCTTGAAAAACTGGATAGCGGCTGGTCAAAAGTAGTTCGTAAAGAGGTTCAAGGCTATATCAGCTCCCAGTACATATGTGAAAAATCGGAGTACACGGCAGTAGAGCTTGTTGAGTGGAGCGAGGTTAAAAACATACTGAAAACCTACACACCCATTAAAGTATACGATATAAGAACAGGCATTACATATCAAATTCAGTCTTTTTCAAACGGTCTTCACGCAGACGTTGAGACCCTTACAAAAGACGATACGGCAAAGCTTCTCCAGACCTATAACGGTAAATGGAAATGGGACCCAAGGCCTGTTTGGGTAACTATAAACGGCAGAACCATTGCGGCATCTATAAATGGAATGCCTCACGGCGGTGGAACCGTCGCAAATAACGGCCTGAACGGCCAGATATGCCTTCATTTTAAGGGAAGCACTACCCACAACGGAAACCGCTCCTTTGCCCAGTGGCATCAGGATGTTTTAATGGAAGCATATAACGCAAGATAA
- a CDS encoding NUDIX hydrolase, which yields MEDDRNLDCCFTRGCNWFRYRAAAIIIEDGCVLLVSNETAEYYYSVGGGVHLGETAEDAVIREVYEETGVKYEVDRLLFIHENFFTDGGMFEGLLCHEISFYFLMKPRGSKALDSNSYCPEGKEFMNWIPIEELKNLRAYPTFFTEKLLNMPDKIAHIVTRE from the coding sequence ATGGAAGATGACAGGAACCTTGACTGCTGCTTTACGAGAGGCTGTAATTGGTTTCGCTATAGGGCGGCGGCAATTATTATTGAAGATGGCTGTGTATTATTGGTGAGCAATGAGACGGCAGAGTATTATTATTCTGTAGGCGGCGGTGTCCATTTGGGAGAAACGGCGGAAGACGCTGTTATCAGAGAAGTGTATGAAGAGACAGGGGTAAAATACGAGGTTGACAGGCTATTATTTATCCACGAGAACTTTTTTACCGATGGGGGAATGTTCGAAGGGCTTCTTTGCCATGAAATATCCTTTTACTTCCTCATGAAACCAAGGGGAAGCAAAGCATTAGACAGCAATAGCTATTGCCCAGAGGGCAAAGAATTTATGAATTGGATTCCCATAGAGGAATTGAAAAACTTAAGGGCATACCCTACATTCTTTACGGAAAAATTATTGAATATGCCTGATAAGATAGCACATATTGTTACGAGAGAGTAA